Below is a window of bacterium DNA.
AGACTTTTACCTACCTGAGGTAATTTCCCTGCCCCAAAAATAACCAACACTATCACTAAAATAACCCCTAATTCTGGTAGTCCAATTGGTCCTAACATAACTTTTCACCTCCATAATCCTTTACCGC
It encodes the following:
- a CDS encoding twin-arginine translocase TatA/TatE family subunit — translated: MLGPIGLPELGVILVIVLVIFGAGKLPQVGKSLGKGIKEFQSAIKGSDEESNENKKGEIKEKTGE